One Saccharopolyspora erythraea NRRL 2338 genomic region harbors:
- a CDS encoding DUF6153 family protein, whose translation MRTNRRGGGLTRLVLIALVLFGVVAMHQLPVPHETPPPTAVEHVHSAHDAQAQHHERSSSDCCDVQGSGHSHLHLCLAIIAAAALGLLALWWAGTARPFRRTLFHRLIDGRRRHLPPPCVVPDIYRLRVLRL comes from the coding sequence ATGCGGACGAACCGGCGAGGCGGTGGGCTGACCCGCCTGGTCCTCATCGCGCTCGTCCTGTTCGGCGTCGTGGCGATGCACCAGCTCCCGGTGCCGCACGAGACGCCGCCACCGACCGCGGTGGAGCACGTCCACAGCGCGCACGACGCGCAAGCGCAGCACCACGAGCGGTCGAGCTCGGACTGCTGCGACGTGCAGGGCTCCGGCCATTCCCACCTGCACCTGTGCCTGGCGATCATCGCCGCCGCCGCGCTGGGGCTGCTGGCGCTGTGGTGGGCGGGGACAGCCCGCCCGTTCCGGCGAACGTTGTTCCACCGGCTCATCGACGGCAGGAGGCGGCACCTCCCCCCGCCCTGCGTGGTTCCCGACATCTACCGCCTGCGGGTGCTCCGGCTGTGA
- a CDS encoding DUF305 domain-containing protein gives MSTRSLAAAMVAASALFAAGCATGGQTDTPPPAAPHQQQSTFNQADVAFAQGMVPHHRQAIEMADQVPSRTTNPAVVGLADRIRAAQQPEIDQLSGWLAAWGAAGSGGHEGHAPAGQPDQGHGEHGQAGQSGDGMGHDMAGMMSAEDMRALEQARGPAFDEMWLRMMIEHHRGAVDMAATELRDGRNPEAKAMAQRITDSQRAEIDEMTALLGR, from the coding sequence ATGAGCACGCGCTCATTGGCCGCCGCGATGGTGGCCGCTTCCGCACTGTTCGCCGCCGGTTGCGCGACCGGGGGCCAGACCGACACCCCGCCGCCCGCCGCGCCGCACCAGCAGCAGAGCACCTTCAACCAGGCTGACGTCGCGTTCGCCCAGGGCATGGTCCCGCACCACCGCCAGGCGATCGAGATGGCGGACCAGGTGCCGAGCCGCACCACCAACCCCGCCGTCGTCGGCCTCGCGGACCGCATCCGCGCCGCGCAGCAGCCCGAGATCGACCAGCTGAGCGGATGGCTGGCGGCGTGGGGCGCGGCCGGGAGCGGCGGCCACGAAGGCCATGCCCCGGCCGGGCAGCCCGATCAAGGGCACGGCGAGCACGGCCAGGCCGGTCAGTCCGGCGACGGCATGGGTCACGACATGGCCGGGATGATGAGCGCCGAGGACATGCGGGCGCTCGAACAGGCCCGCGGCCCGGCGTTCGACGAGATGTGGCTGCGGATGATGATCGAGCACCACCGCGGCGCCGTGGACATGGCCGCGACCGAGCTGCGGGACGGCCGGAACCCCGAGGCCAAGGCGATGGCCCAGCGGATCACCGACTCGCAGCGGGCCGAGATCGACGAGATGACGGCGCTGCTGGGGCGCTGA